One Drosophila kikkawai strain 14028-0561.14 chromosome 3L, DkikHiC1v2, whole genome shotgun sequence genomic window carries:
- the Non2 gene encoding uncharacterized protein Non2: protein MSDISSEDLRREIQSVLKDADLSTISAKRVREQVEGKLNCSLLNRKKEFDKIVMDVINEQQDEEDDEDDDGKDPDADPDDESESSEVENNSSSEEEAQKQKKKPGPKKRGQPIKHKTGPKKKRKTLNADDSGTESDAGSDSDYEVVKKPAAKKKAKSAGGTTASGAARKSTGFTRAYNLSPELSALMGAPSLPRHEVVKKVWAIIKERDLYDPKNKQFAICDDELMKVMKIRRFRTFGMLKHLKPHFLD, encoded by the coding sequence ATGTCGGACATCTCCAGCGAGGACCTGCGCCGCGAAATACAGTCGGTGCTAAAGGATGCCGACCTGTCCACCATCTCGGCCAAACGTGTGCGCGAGCAGGTGGAGGGGAAGCTGAACTGCTCGCTGCTGAACCGCAAGAAGGAGTTCGACAAGATCGTCATGGATGTGATCAACGAGCAGcaggacgaggaggatgacgaggacgacgacggcaAGGATCCGGACGCCGATCCCGACGACGAGAGCGAGTCCAGCGAGGTGGagaacaacagcagcagcgaagaGGAGGCCCAGAAGCAGAAGAAGAAGCCGGGTCCCAAGAAGCGGGGCCAGCCCATCAAGCACAAGACGGGTCCGAAGAAGAAGCGCAAGACCCTCAATGCCGACGATTCGGGAACGGAGAGCGATGCTGGCTCCGACTCCGACTACGAGGTGGTGAAGAAGCCGGCCGCCAAGAAGAAGGCCAAGTCTGCCGGCGGAACTACTGCCAGTGGCGCCGCCAGGAAGAGCACAGGCTTCACGCGCGCCTACAACCTGTCGCCGGAACTGAGCGCCCTCATGGGCGCCCCATCCCTGCCACGTCACGAGGTGGTCAAGAAGGTCTGGGCCATCATCAAGGAGCGGGATCTGTACGATCCGAAGAACAAGCAGTTCGCCATCTGTGACGACGAGCTGATGAAGGTGATGAAGATCCGCCGCTTCCGCACCTTCGGCATGTTGAAGCACCTCAAGCCGCACTTCCTCGACTAA
- the AhcyL1 gene encoding adenosylhomocysteinase-like 1, which yields MNNLADTVVVDPGFGGGDKQQQAGPAPQDASVVVPPPATKQSSALKKTSRYRSRSLSASSTDSFSSASYTGSSEDGDDVPPREKVQKNSRGSSDFCVRNIAAQHAFGRREIEIAEQEMPGIMALRKRAAEDKPLKDAKIVGCTHINAQTAVLIETLVELGASVRWAACNIYSTQNEVAAALAESGIPIFAWRGETEEDFWWCIDRCVNAENWQPNMILDDGGDATHLMLKKYPTMFKLVKGIVEESVTGVHRLYQLSKAGKLTVPAMNVNDSVTKTKFDNLYSCKESILDSLKRSTDVMFGGKQVVVCGYGDVGKGCAQALKGQGCIVYITEIDPICALQASMDGFRVVKLNEVIRNVDIVVTATGNKNVVVREHMDKMKSGCIVCNMGHSNTEIDVNGLRTPDLTWEKVRSQVDHIIWPEGKYIILLAEGRLVNLSCSSIPSFAVSITSATQALALIELFNAPPGRYKSDVYLLPKKMDEYVASLHLPTFDAHLTELSDEQAKYMGLNKAGPFKPNYYRY from the exons ATGAACAACCTAGCCGACACCGTTGTCGTTGATCCCGGCTTTGGCGGCGGCGACAAGCAACAACAGGCTGGACCAGCTCCGCAGGATGCCAGTGTGGTGGTGCCACCGCCAGCCACCAAGCAATCCTCTGCTCTGAAGAAGACCAGTCGCTATCGGAGCCGCTCGCTAAGTGCCTCCTCCACGGACTCCTTCAGCTCCGCCAGCTACACGGGCAGCAGTGAGGATGGAGACGATGTGCCGCCACGCGAAAAAGTCCAAAAGAACTCGCGTGGCAGCTCCGATTTCTGTGTAAGGAACATTGCCGCCCAGCATGCCTTCGGACGCAGGGAAATCGAGATTGCGGAACAGGAGATGCCGGGAATTATGGCGCTGAGGAAGCGAGCGGCCGAGGACAAGCCATTGAAGGATGCCAAGATTGTGGGATGCACACACATCAATGCCCAGACAGCTGTGCTCATCGAGACGCTCGTGGAGCTGGGTGCCAGTGTGCGCTGGGCCGCCTGTAACATCTATTCCACACAG AATGAAGTGGCCGCCGCTTTGGCCGAATCTGGTATACCAATCTTTGCCTGGCGCGGCGAAACGGAGGAGGACTTTTGGTGGTGCATCGATCGCTGCGTAAATGCCGAAAACTGGCAGCCCAACATGATACTGGACGACGGCGGCGATGCCACGCATTTGATGCTGAAGAAGTACCCAACCATGTTTAAGCTGGTGAAGGGCATTGTGGAGGAGAGCGTCACTGGAGTCCATAGACTCTATCAGCTGTCAAAGGCCGGCAAACTGACGGTGCCGGCAATGAATGTCAATGATTCGGTGACCAAGACCAAGTTCGACAACCTGTACAGTTGCAAGGAGTCCATTCTGGACAGCTTGAAGCGCTCCACGGACGTGATGTTTGGCGGGAAGCAGGTGGTTGTCTGTGGTTACGGCGATGTGGGCAAGGGCTGTGCTCAGGCCTTGAAGGGACAG GGCTGCATTGTGTACATCACCGAGATCGATCCTATCTGCGCCCTGCAGGCCAGCATGGACGGCTTCCGTGTGGTGAAGCTGAACGAGGTCATCCGCAACGTGGACATCGTGGTGACGGCAACGGGCAACAAGAATGTGGTGGTGCGCGAGCACATGGACAAGATGAAGAGTGGCTGTATTGTCTGCAACATGGGTCACTCCAACACGGAGATCGATGTGAACGGTCTACGCACACCGGATTTGACCTGGGAGAAGGTGCGCTCCCAAGTGGATCACATCATTTGGCCCGAGGGCAAGTACATTATCCTCCTGGCCGAGGGCAGGCTTGTGAACCTGAGCTGCTCCAGCATCCCTTCGTTTGCCGTGTCCATCACATCGGCCACCCAGGCGTTGGCCCTAATTGAACTTTTTAATGCCCCGCCCGGTCGATACAAGTCGGATGTCTACTTGCTGCCCAAGAAGATGGACGAGTATGTGGCCAGCCTGCAcctgcccaccttcgatgctCATCTCACGGAGCTGAGTGACGAGCAGGCCAAGTATATGGGTCTAAACAAGGCCGGTCCTTTCAAGCCCAACTACTATCGTTACTAA
- the LOC108075086 gene encoding uncharacterized protein, with product MFLLTLFAVLCLGLACSEAKSIKKSHVNMPEPTLGTDDDWQGKWFPYAPGEPHIPQNVQRVQATASTLPTDNWTGKWFPYVPGEPHVVKVAPQEGSTTPKDSWTGKYFPQSPNEPHKVHKKPLVEENTQSLNEIICDNGKSNLRLDYDPNDIRDSLNYLCISSNRSQYQPDLTREALLTEHFLPSAYLPPAKCMNESIEYTHLPVTNGPYRPLPAEYGVYSYLPPQRYLRNLAEGAIVMLHHPCASPGQVAELQHMVSGCLYRHLISPSQTLSAERPLALLAWSRSLEMSVVDRRLVADFIQKHAKQGPLALEELSRVVDKREAYKEGLTTEARLVTTADDYELCGYMREGM from the exons aTGTTTCTGTTGACTTTGTTCGCCGTTTTGTGCCTTGGCTTGGCCTGCAGCGAGGCCAAGTCCATCAAGAAGTCGCATGTTAACATGCCGGAGCCAACTCTGGGCACGGACGACGACTGGCAGGGCAAGTGGTTCCCCTATGCTCCCGGCGAGCCCCACATCCCCCAGAATGTGCAACGTGTGCAGGCAACGGCATCGACTTTACCTACTGATAATTGGACGGGCAAGTGGTTTCCCTATGTGCCAGGAGAACCGCATGTGGTTAAGGTGGCGCCGCAGGAGGGCAGCACCACTCCAAAGGATAGCTGGACAGGCAAATATTTTCCCCAAAGTCCAAATGAGCCGCACAAAGTACACAAAAAGCCCCTCGTCGAGGAGAACACTCAGTCCCTTAATGAAATCATCTGCGATAATGGAAAG AGTAACCTTCGCCTGGATTACGATCCGAATGACATCCGGGATAGCCTGAATTACCTGTGCATCAGCAGCAATCGCAGTCAGTACCAGCCGGACTTGACCAGAGAGGCCCTACTCACAGAGCACTTTCTGCCCAGCGCCTATTTGCCGCCAGCAAAGTGCATGAATGAGTCAATCGAATACACCCATTTGCCAGTCACCAA TGGCCCCTATCGTCCTTTGCCCGCTGAATATGGCGTGTACTCCTATCTGCCGCCACAACGTTACCTGCGCAATCTGGCCGAGGGCGCCATTGTGATGCTCCATCATCCCTGCGCCTCTCCCGGCCAAGTGGCGGAGCTGCAGCACATGGTTAGCGGCTGCCTGTATCGCCATTTGATCTCGCCCTCACAGACTCTCAGTGCCGAGCGTCCGTTGGCCCTGCTTGCCTGGAGCCGCAGCCTGGAGATGTCCGTGGTGGACCGCCGACTGGTGGCGGACTTTATACAGAAACATGCCAAGCAAGGACCACTCGCGCTGGAGGAACTGTCGCGGGTGGTGGACAAGAGGGAGGCCTACAAAGAGGGACTGACAACGGAGGCGCGCTTGGTTACCACGGCGGATGACTACGAGCTGTGCGGTTACATGCGGGAGGGGATGTAG